Proteins encoded by one window of Sediminicoccus rosea:
- a CDS encoding MFS transporter: MGPFGALGRALSHRDARIFFSASLTAWTGLWMHRIAVMWLAWELTRSSFWVGMVAFCDLAPAVVFSPIAGAVADRMNRVKLTMIAQGVIGAQALGIAILTWTGVISITSLLVFEVIGGIAASFAQPARQALMPGLVPRADLPAAVACNSLTFNVARFLGPAIAGPMVAIWGVVPAILCNVAAYVVATASLPLMKVDPAHIQGHAPEASLLAETVEGVRYAANHPGIGPILLFAGISAILLRGVQEVLPPYVERLFDQGAAGLALLTAAIGIGALVAGLWVASRGRLAGTTRIAVVAIGVQALCAMGFVATGWFPFAVLCGALYGACASIHGISVQTLAQSAALTRMRGRTLALWGLITRACPALGALVLGTAGEVFGMRLPTLIAASAALLVTLWGVTRMRGWARHLENPT; this comes from the coding sequence CTGGGACCCTTCGGCGCGCTCGGCCGCGCCCTGTCCCACCGCGATGCCCGGATCTTCTTCTCGGCCAGCCTGACCGCCTGGACCGGGCTCTGGATGCACCGCATCGCGGTGATGTGGCTGGCCTGGGAGCTGACGCGCTCCTCCTTCTGGGTCGGCATGGTCGCCTTTTGTGACCTCGCGCCCGCCGTCGTCTTCAGCCCCATCGCGGGCGCCGTGGCGGACCGCATGAATCGCGTGAAGCTGACCATGATCGCCCAGGGGGTGATCGGCGCGCAGGCGCTCGGCATCGCGATCCTCACCTGGACGGGGGTGATCTCCATCACTTCGCTCCTCGTCTTCGAGGTGATCGGCGGGATCGCGGCGAGCTTCGCCCAGCCCGCGCGCCAGGCGCTGATGCCGGGCCTCGTCCCCCGCGCCGACCTGCCGGCGGCGGTGGCCTGCAATTCGCTCACCTTCAACGTCGCCCGCTTCCTCGGGCCCGCCATCGCGGGGCCGATGGTCGCGATCTGGGGCGTGGTGCCCGCCATCCTCTGCAATGTCGCGGCCTATGTGGTGGCGACGGCGAGCCTGCCACTGATGAAGGTGGACCCCGCCCATATCCAGGGCCACGCGCCCGAGGCGTCGCTGCTGGCCGAAACGGTGGAGGGCGTGCGCTATGCCGCGAACCACCCGGGCATTGGCCCGATCCTGCTCTTCGCCGGGATCAGCGCCATCCTGCTGCGCGGCGTGCAGGAGGTGCTGCCGCCCTATGTCGAACGCCTCTTCGACCAGGGGGCGGCCGGGCTCGCGCTACTGACGGCGGCGATCGGCATCGGCGCGCTTGTGGCCGGGCTCTGGGTCGCCTCGCGCGGGCGGCTCGCCGGCACCACGCGGATCGCGGTCGTGGCCATCGGCGTGCAGGCGCTGTGCGCCATGGGCTTCGTCGCCACCGGATGGTTTCCCTTCGCCGTGCTCTGCGGCGCGCTCTATGGCGCCTGCGCCTCGATCCATGGGATCTCGGTGCAGACGCTCGCGCAATCGGCGGCGTTGACCCGGATGCGCGGGCGGACGCTGGCGCTCTGGGGCCTCATCACCCGCGCCTGCCCGGCCCTCGGCGCGCTGGTGCTGGGCACGGCGGGCGAGGTGTTCGGCATGCGGCTTCCCACCCTGATCGCGGCCAGCGCGGCGCTGCTGGTCACGCTCTGGGGCGTGACACGCATGCGCGGCTGGGCCAGACATCTTGAGAATCCCACATAG
- a CDS encoding Gfo/Idh/MocA family protein, translated as MLNTAIIGMGAWGRTLVNSVQGKNGAGIRFVAGTTGTLDKARDYAAEKGIRLHATYADVLADRDVQAVALASPHGIHAEQVIAAAAAGKHVFVEKPFTLTKASAEAAVAACRKAGVVLALGHNRRFLPAVAEMKKIVAEGGIGTLLHVEGQFSGPGAFAYKEGMWRADRAESPLGGMGGMGIHMVDMIINLAGRFRDVRVLSHAKVSTTIDDTTAMLATLASGTTVTFATLALAPRYWRVALFGTDGLVEQRGHEQLFFRGRDGKEWTRDFPVTDIEHAELEAFAAAVAGGPAYPLPLDEAIHGVSVFETMIFAAASGSAYAVP; from the coding sequence ATGCTGAACACCGCGATCATCGGCATGGGCGCCTGGGGGCGCACGCTCGTCAATTCCGTGCAGGGCAAGAACGGGGCGGGCATCCGCTTCGTCGCCGGCACCACCGGCACGCTGGACAAGGCGCGTGACTACGCGGCCGAGAAGGGCATCCGCCTGCACGCCACCTATGCCGATGTGCTGGCGGACCGCGATGTGCAGGCCGTGGCCCTGGCCTCGCCCCATGGCATCCATGCCGAGCAGGTGATCGCCGCCGCCGCCGCGGGCAAGCATGTCTTCGTCGAGAAGCCCTTCACCCTCACCAAGGCGAGTGCCGAGGCCGCCGTCGCCGCCTGCCGCAAGGCCGGCGTGGTCCTGGCGCTCGGTCACAACCGCCGCTTCCTGCCCGCCGTCGCCGAGATGAAGAAGATCGTGGCCGAAGGCGGCATCGGCACGCTGCTGCATGTCGAGGGCCAGTTCAGCGGCCCCGGTGCCTTCGCCTACAAGGAGGGGATGTGGCGCGCCGACCGCGCGGAAAGCCCGCTGGGTGGCATGGGCGGCATGGGCATCCACATGGTGGACATGATCATCAACCTGGCCGGCCGCTTCCGCGACGTGCGGGTGCTGAGCCACGCCAAGGTCAGCACCACGATCGACGACACGACGGCGATGCTGGCCACGCTCGCCAGCGGGACGACGGTGACCTTCGCGACCCTGGCGCTGGCCCCGCGCTACTGGCGCGTGGCGCTCTTCGGCACGGATGGCCTGGTCGAGCAGCGCGGGCATGAGCAGCTCTTCTTCCGCGGCCGGGACGGCAAGGAATGGACGCGCGACTTCCCGGTGACCGACATCGAGCATGCCGAGCTGGAGGCCTTCGCCGCCGCGGTGGCCGGCGGCCCGGCCTATCCGCTGCCGCTGGACGAGGCGATCCATGGCGTTTCGGTCTTCGAGACGATGATCTTCGCCGCCGCCTCGGGGAGCGCCTACGCGGTTCCCTGA